The following are encoded together in the Drosophila biarmipes strain raj3 chromosome 3L, RU_DBia_V1.1, whole genome shotgun sequence genome:
- the LOC108035400 gene encoding delta-1-pyrroline-5-carboxylate dehydrogenase, mitochondrial, whose translation MLKLGVAVPTRWSLRCRGLGLAGIRGEARLAAGKEKARGLQQEQEDMQPEAEATEDSARRPRNESVLINHAIHEIKHRPLEVPTVIGDDPVYTMDKQQVSCPHHLKTKLAHVFYANRKQIETAIRSALSTQGTWSLVPIAERLAIWRRAADIIEEDQLRLRVFLMLTLSKTSDDATRDIRRLLSSLRANADYLEHLSELRFEIQGDMNVFPSFHLRPMDGFVAALAPFESVALSTSLALCPALMGNTVLWNPSLEVAPASFLIHRAFQEAGLPSGVVNFVPANERLFLDTITDAVHFAGLNTQGSAAGYRHVHKLVSDRMERYICFPRLVAECPGQNFHFVHASAKVESVVTSTIQAAFGFAGQYANSLSRMYVPSSMWPRLREELLEATKQLNVGDPVLPETDMGAMVNIEGFHRMQGLVERTKSMEVLCGGSCDDSIGRFVQPTIVRVVDPLDPLLCEPCCGPFLPVFVYADDSFGEALKLAANQSRYALSGSVFASRDEVILHCLNQLRMSASNLYVNERCTGSHYGLTPFGGNRLSGTNDKSGSAYFLMRWSSPLLIEETVEGPLPSQGSHKFP comes from the coding sequence ATGCTCAAGCTGGGAGTCGCGGTCCCCACTCGTTGGTCCCTCAGATGCCGTGGCCTGGGATTGGCTGGGATCAGAGGCGAGGCCAGACTCGCTGCGGGCAAGGAGAAGGCCAGGGGtctgcagcaggagcaggaagaCATGCAGCCGGAGGCAGAGGCCACTGAAGATTCTGCAAGGAGGCCGCGGAACGAGAGCGTGCTGATCAATCACGCCATTCACGAGATAAAACACAGACCCCTGGAGGTACCCACAGTAATAGGCGATGATCCAGTTTACACCATGGATAAGCAGCAGGTCTCTTGTCCGCATCACCTTAAGACCAAGCTGGCCCATGTGTTCTACGCCAATCGCAAGCAGATCGAGACGGCCATCAGGTCGGCTCTTTCGACACAGGGAACTTGGAGCCTGGTACCCATCGCAGAACGTCTGGCCATTTGGCGACGGGCGGCGGATATTATCGAGGAGGATCAGTTGCGGTTGCGGGTGTTCCTGATGCTGACCCTCAGCAAAACCTCCGATGATGCCACGCGGGACATAAGGAGACTGCTCAGCTCGCTTAGAGCCAACGCTGATTACCTGGAGCACCTGTCCGAACTGCGCTTCGAGATCCAGGGCGACATGAATGTCTTTCCCAGCTTTCACCTGCGTCCCATGGATGGCTTTGTGGCCGCCTTGGCGCCATTTGAATCTGTGGCCCTGTCCACCAGCTTGGCCCTCTGTCCCGCTCTCATGGGCAATACGGTGCTGTGGAATCCCTCGTTGGAGGTGGCCCCGGCCAGTTTTCTCATCCATCGGGCCTTCCAGGAGGCGGGCTTGCCCAGCGGTGTGGTGAACTTTGTGCCGGCCAACGAGCGTCTGTTTCTGGACACCATCACGGATGCCGTCCACTTTGCCGGTCTGAATACGCAGGGTAGTGCCGCTGGCTACAGGCATGTGCACAAGCTGGTGAGCGATCGGATGGAGCGATACATCTGCTTTCCTCGGCTGGTGGCCGAGTGTCCGGGTCAGAACTTTCATTTTGTCCATGCCAGCGCCAAGGTGGAATCCGTGGTGACGTCTACTATCCAGGCGGCTTTCGGATTCGCCGGTCAGTACGCCAACTCGCTGTCCAGGATGTATGTGCCCTCGTCCATGTGGCCGCGACTCCGTGAAGAGCTCCTGGAGGCCACAAAGCAGCTGAACGTTGGAGATCCCGTCCTCCCGGAAACGGATATGGGGGCAATGGTCAATATAGAGGGATTTCACCGTATGCAGGGACTGGTGGAGCGCACCAAGAGCATGGAGGTGTTGTGCGGAGGCAGCTGTGACGACAGCATTGGTAGGTTTGTCCAGCCAACGATTGTCCGGGTGGTGGATCCGCTGGATCCCCTGCTCTGTGAACCCTGCTGCGGACCctttttgccagtgttcgTCTACGCGGACGACTCCTTTGGGGAGGCTCTCAAGCTGGCTGCCAACCAGTCCAGGTACGCGCTCTCCGGCTCCGTCTTCGCCAGCCGCGACGAGGTGATCCTGCACTGCCTCAACCAGCTGCGCATGTCCGCCAGCAATCTCTACGTGAACGAGCGTTGTACTGGCAGCCACTACGGGCTGACTCCGTTTGGTGGCAATAGGCTTTCCGGGACGAACGATAAATCCGGATCTGCCTACTTCCTTATGCGCTGGAGCTCGCCGCTGCTGATCGAGGAGACCGTGGAGGGGCCACTCCCGTCGCAGGGATCCCATAAGTTTCCCTAA
- the LOC108035401 gene encoding ADP-dependent glucokinase: MTALRYMGWVTGCSVLTAFVSIIWQAFLSLQTLNRTTVLLSGLLAIEGSLKRPALEPAPKVAIGYGACTDLQINATEFLERYYSRRIPAATTGSREIVNNEDELLQSFAYYFQNGAAAERVMANTTLFKQLVSYAKVMDKNRIQWYMGGNAPLMAVRFFMEGAEVLLGAHMSKKLRPLLPKEIRLAGDEIPNDDIHLILEYKAGDTWGPYVAPRANRYILHNDRNNPHLRAVEQLTDALKIYQPQLLVVSGLQMMDMFTFNPGEREARLLQVKRQLTSQPSDTLNHFEMASYVELQLLQQLQQFVLPYVDSLGMNEQELSNLQQVLAYGRTTLATDWNPRIAHTLDQMRQVFISLLEDYGDRSGNDPRRRRISRIHVHTLAYQAILTTADSKWKNTRAAAAKAALTAHRYVCKSQFVNPEAVLQVLDDSFATSAQTNAPRMRIGAASPVPCWREYIEYGRKQQRLEVEICVAPVLVCREARKTAGAGDNISASGLAAQL; the protein is encoded by the exons ATGACCGCCCTGCGATACATGGGATGGGTCACCGGCTGCTCGGTCCTCACAGCCTTCGTTTCCATCATTTGGCAGGCGTTTCTCTCGCTGCAAACGCTCAATAGGACCACTGTCCTATTAAGTGGTCTCCTGGCCATCGAGGG GTCTCTGAAGCGACCTGCCTTGGAACCGGCGCCGAAAGTGGCCATCGGATACGGAGCCTGCACGGATCTGCAGATAAATGCCACCGAGTTTCTGGAGCGCTACTACAGCCGTCGCATTCCGGCAGCCACTACAGGATCTCGCGAGATCGTCAACAACGAGGACGAGCTGCTGCAATCCTTTGCCTATTACTTTCAGAACGGAGCTGCAGCGGA ACGCGTGATGGCAAACACAACTCTCTTCAAACAACTTGTGAGCTACGCCAAGGTAATGGATAAGAACCGGATCCAGTGGTACATGGGTGGAAATGCTCCGCTGATGGCCGTGCGCTTCTTCATGGAGGGCGCAGAAGTTCTATTAGGAGCACATATGTCCAAGAA ATTGCGACCCCTGCTGCCGAAGGAGATTCGTCTGGCTGGCGACGAGATCCCAAACGATGATATTCATCTTATTCTGGAGTACAAGGCTGGCGACACCTGGGGTCCGTACGTGGCGCCCCGGGCCAATCGATACATTCTGCACAACGACCGGAATAATCCGCATCTGAGGGCCGTGGAGCAACTAACGGATGCTCTAAAGATCTATCAGCCACAACTGCTGGTTGTCAGTGGACTGCAGATGATGGACATGTTTACCTTCAATCCGGGAGAGCGCGAGGCGCGTCTGTTGCAAGTGAAAAGACAACTAACTAGTCAGCCCTCCGATACGCTGAATCACTTTGAGATGGCTTCCTACGTGGAGTTGCAGCTACTGCAGCAGCTACAACAATTTGTGCTGCCCTACGTTGACTCTCTGGGGATGAACGAACAGGAGCTGTCCAACCTGCAGCAGGTGCTTGCATACGGACGGACTACCTTGGCCACCGACTGGAATCCCCGCATTGCCCACACCCTTGACCAGATGCGGCAGGTCTTCATCAGTCTGCTCGAGGATTACGGCGACCGAAGCGGAAATGATCCCAGGCGGCGTCGTATTTCGCGGATCCACGTGCACACTTTGGCCTACCAGGCTATCCTCACCACAGCGGACTCCAAGTGGAAGAACACCCGGGCTGCGGCGGCCAAGGCGGCTCTCACTGCTCACCGATACGTCTGCAAGTCCCAGTTT GTCAATCCGGAGGCAGTGCTGCAGGTTCTGGACGATAGTTTCGCCACCTCGGCGCAGACGAATGCTCCTCGGATGCGGATCGGTGCAGCCAGTCCCGTGCCCTGCTGGCGGGAGTACATCGAGTACGGTCGCAAGCAGCAACGCCTTGAAGTGGAGATTTGCGTGGCCCCGGTGCTGGTGTGCCGCGAGGCAAGAAAAACAGCTGGAGCTGGCGACAACATCTCCGCCTCCGGATTGGCGGCACAGTTGTAG
- the LOC108035644 gene encoding alpha-endosulfine, with amino-acid sequence MSSAEENSNSPATTPQDNEAAEQANLTDLEKIEEEKLKSKYPSGMRVPGGHSAFLQKRLQKGQKFFDSGDYQMAKQKGGGVKQVFANKVTTGEAIPTPETVPARKTSIIQPCNKFPATS; translated from the exons ATGAGCTCAGCGGAGGAAAACAGCAACAGCCCGGCCACCACGCCCCAGGACAACGAGGCCGCCGAGCAGGCCAACCTCACGGATCTCGAGAAGATCGAGGAGGAGAAGCTCAAGTCCAAGTATCCCAGCGGGATGCGCGTGCCTGGCGGACACTCGGCCTTCCTCCAGAAAAGGCTGCAGAAGGGG CAAAAGTTCTTCGACTCGGGAGACTACCAGATGGCCAAGCAGAAGGGTGGCGGCGTCAAGCAGGTCTTTGCCAACAAGGTTACCACCGGGGAGGCCATTCCCACGCCCGAAACCGTGCCGGCGCGCAAGACTTCGATCATCCAACCCTGTAACAAGTTCCCCGCGACGAGCTAA
- the LOC108035277 gene encoding PAX-interacting protein 1 — translation MENLKISEKLFEDVVYFVLGNLDEEIERFLKSGGAQRKLFLSDQITHMICATNYNEEELSLNLDLYSAIPVTEQWIVHSAKLGRKASTQAFDPSPNQLRLMRGIRVAITNVVAGDRRRLYAMLTYHGAVVTHSFGATNTHLVCGAANGGIYNKALALPKNAIIIVTPDWVTDSLKYKNCMPVEAYHPRLLKPIEKQRTQKQQASQQQQIQQQQLQHQQQLQQQQQQQQQQQQQQQQQQKQQQQQQQQQQQQQQQVQQQQQQQQIIQQQTTASATSTLSDILGFSEDSAAAKSIASIKSQLQASAEQIQQQQLPVPAQQQVVFVRPQPQSQAQQPAQQSPHQLQQGVVQASGPTPHPQHQQQLIIQQQKIIPANLQQHPPNQQQIKNIIQQRQLKNTQQQSQQQQQIQMIQQQQQQQQQQQQQQQQQQQQQQQQQQQQQQQQQQQQQQQQQLQQQQQLQQQQQQQQQLMQPEQPQHPQQLAQQHPQQLPQQQHPQQHPQQHPQQIQQQQSPRMPTTPTGRQTPRTPSTTPQPVQSPQNHQQIVQQQQVVQQQVGQQQTIVQQQQIIQQQVVQQQQPQQPQQQSVPVSPQIIHQHLMRQQQILNQNQMQLQQIVQSGQALTPQQQQQQRNIQQQLQQVMQQQQQLQMQMQQQQQQQNLQQQQSPRMMQNRSPVMPPSTPSPSLQQQQHHATSNMLPPQSPRQLQSPAPQMTPPPPPSPQSAQQHHLRQQQQQMQQNRQQHMMGSPQQPQPPPMMSPQQQQQMQPFQQPVHQQQRMQLQQQQQLAQQQQQQQQQSPQHISPQSPQISQTPPMQAKLHQHQALPGHTAQPQQSFSQQKPIDPTDPVQVAQVLSRSALSSNQDSLIMRQQQLKQQQQLQQQQQMAPQPQQQNIAQQPQQQQQQPQQQHTPSPRQSPLQQQPTTPNLQQQPQQQNPQQIQQQQQQQQQVLTQQQPQTGQQQQVITQRHVINTSTAQGQQIIQSHMSLALQKQQQMLQVQQQTQQQQQQQLPQVQQLPSGQPQQQIPQQQLVQQQLPQQQLPQQHAQQQQVQFTQQQQIALGAGGQVRIIQQTIQRPPTNVQQQQQVPQQQQQIIGQFAQQQQLQQQPQQQQILGVQQPQQQPQQQKTFIISQQHFNQLSAQQQQQILAQNPQSQNVYVVNQTQQQLVQQQQQMLQQQQQIIPQQQQQQRMQMQQQPQQIVVNQQILSDPQRLQYLQQQQLMQKQQQQQQQQQQQLVGQQQQQILIQQQQAPQQQQILQQKLSNDPQQQQQIMQLITHQQLPQRTPPPQQQQQQQQQQLLLQQQQQSPQHHQQQHWSPQSPAGQVAPSTPGTPTSVGMQSPLPLSGGQTTPQPQTQQQFVPRGLRPQTSWPGQPQQQPQPPQQQQQIVLPPPQQQQPQQVGQQQHLVLQQPQQQKIVLDEKTHSHLMSLDAHKRAEYLAKLNPQNKPRVMLRQQVAYQARPGAPNSIVATRPTGPVPPGHIIVQHQMPPGLTQQQQVIWLQQQQGKRQVVVRAGTPGLSPIQQQQGVGAPQQQQSPQQQAFNPNDPNQQMLMQRQQLRVQQIPIQQQGPQQLGKQTVQLMTAPNGQLIEQQTIVQQPQQQSTPGTPTTPGAGGVLAGNPNIMTQTLVMTSTTPDGQPQQTPQQMNLKTKTALANMLSNRLGNNGAQTPQQQLIQLADGQPQQQPQQQQIVQQVVVTGAIQQQQQQLLLQQQQQQQQQMVVQQQLAPQQHVEPPSAAGALRMMGQQHSASAGVPGPPRTQQELLILQQQQQQQQQQLLQQQQMRRVVTLPQQQQAPQQHLVQQQIVVAPPQSPQQQQQMAVGVGVGVPVQRTPHGYIQARPGQPPIPMPQFYGHNPNLKLPADLFLVGCTFFIVEYDETDGDELPIWLDTIRQFGGDIERVYCPRVTHVICRTQRHGVVMQALRDAKRCVTAYWLSDICLKRQLMPPWQPLHLPFPSQFGYRKPLERYIITSEGFEGEEVVRLQQMAEECGAIYTSYLSKVNTVVVCKQLEGNKFNAAKEWNIPMVNALWLSDVCIGNLSGLSQYENPKYQQYNLVAPFRIECNLVAHLLTAWKAPINLTQEAHERVKRHLSDPYGNEHKLKRQKMNSFQQEQLPEQIVCVEYPTTTKPPKVIFSQVADAEALKKAVLILGGIVVDSPADATHLVMTRESRTCKLIQACCHVDYVLKSSWIADSAKAGKFVPTDSYRIQHIPVDENLQFNLNTVLCAPTRSTLFAGKYFYVTPDVFPAREEIIRMIESSGGKVEAKRRSGAAVAETHVQAPDSYFIVTCPTDMHLCADLTRHGNPKCHIVSTEFVMSSILRQQLEIEPNLIPYLYNNNNINSCNSNKS, via the exons ATGGAGAACCTTAAGATAAGCGAGAAATTGTTCGAGGATGTGGTCTACTTTGTGCTGGGAAACCTGGACGAAGAG ATCGAGCGCTTTCTCAAAAGCGGTGGCGCCCAAAGGAAGCTGTTCCTATCGGATCAGATCACGCATATGATATGCGCCACCAACTACAACGAGGAGGAGTTGAGCTTGAACCTAGACCTGTACAGTGCAATTCCCGTGACGGAGCAATGGATCGTGCACAGCGCCAAACTGGGCCGAAAGGCCTCGACGCAAGCCTTCGATCCGAGTCCCAATCAGCTGCGACTTATGCGTGGCATTCGTGTGGCCATCACCAATGTGGTGGCCGGCGATCGGAGGCGGCTCTACGCCATGCTGACCTACCACGGTGCCGTTGTGACGCACAGCTTCGGGGCCACCAACACGCATCTGGTATGCGGGGCTGCCAACGGTGGCATCTACAACAAGGCGCTGGCGCTGCCCAAGAATGCCATCATCATAGTCACGCCCGACTGGGTGACGGACAGCCTCAAGTACAAGAACTGCATGCCGGTGGAGGCGTATCATCCGAGACTACTGAAGCCCATTGAAAAGCAGAGGACGCAGAAGCAGCAGGCctcgcaacagcagcagatccagcaacaacagttgcaacaccaacagcagctgcagcagcaacaacagcagcagcaacagcagcaacaacaacaacagcagcagcaaaaacaacagcaacaacaacaacaacagcagcagcagcagcaacagcaggtgcagcaacaacaacagcaacaacagatCATTCAGCAGCAGACCACTGCCTCAGCTACATCCACTCTGTCGGACATCCTCGGCTTTAGCGAGGACAGCGCCGCTGCCAAGAGTATCGCCAGCATCAAGTCCCAGTTACAAGCCTCAGCCGAACAaatccagcagcaacaactgcccGTGCCCGCCCAGCAGCAGGTGGTCTTCGTGCGCCCTCAGCCACAGTCACAAGCCCAGCAGCCAGCTCAGCAGTCGCCCCACCAGTTGCAACAAGGAGTTGTCCAAGCATCTGGACCAACACCACATccgcagcatcagcagcagttAATCATTCAACAGCAGAAGATTATCCCCGCCAATCTGCAGCAGCATCCACCAAATCAGCAGCAGATCAAAAACATTATACAGCAGAGGCAATTGAAgaacacgcagcagcagtctcagcaacagcagcaaattCAAATGattcagcagcaacaacagcagcagcagcagcaacaacagcagcagcagcagcaacaacagcagcagcagcagcaacaacagcagcaacaacagcagcagcaacaacagcagcagcagcaacaacagctgcaacaacaacaacagttgcagcagcagcaacaacagcagcagcagctcatGCAACCGGAGCAACCGCAGCACCCCCAGCAACTTGCTCAGCAGCACCCCCAGCAACttccacagcagcagcacccaCAACAACATCCACAGCAGCACCCCCAGCAGATTCAGCAACAGCAGTCACCCAGAATGCCAACAACTCCAACGGGTCGACAGACACCACGCACACCGTCCACAACGCCACAGCCCGTGCAATCTCCGCAGAACCACCAGCAGAtagtgcagcagcaacaggtgGTCCAGCAACAAGTGGGCCAGCAGCAAACGATagtgcaacagcagcagataATTCAGCAGCAGGTTGTtcagcaacagcaaccacaACAACCGCAACAACAATCTGTACCCGTCTCGCCGCAAATCATACACCAACATCTAATGCGACAGCAACAAATATTGAATCAGAATCAAATGCAACTGCAGCAAATCGTTCAAAGTGGTCAGGCGCTGACCccccaacagcaacaacagcagagAAACATTCAGCAGCAGCTACAACAAGtgatgcagcagcaacaacaattgcagatgcaaatgcagcagcaacaacagcaacagaatctgcagcaacaacagtcGCCAAGGATGATGCAAAACCGTTCACCGGTAATGCCACCAAGTACGCCCTCCCCATcgttgcagcagcaacagcaccatGCTACTAGTAACATGTTGCCACCGCAATCCCCCCGCCAGCTGCAATCACCGGCTCCACAGATGACCCCGCCACCTCCACCATCGCCGCAGAGCGCTCAGCAACACCACTtgcgccagcagcaacaacaaatgcaACAGAATCGCCAGCAACACATGATGGGTTCGCCGCAGCAGCCACAGCCGCCCCCAATGATGTCcccgcaacagcaacagcaaatgCAACCCTTTCAGCAGCCCGTCCATCAACAGCAGCGCATGcaattgcagcagcaacaacaactggcccagcaacaacagcagcaacagcaacagagtCCACAGCACATATCTCCACAGTCACCCCAAATTTCGCAAACTCCTCCAATGCAGGCCAAGCTGCATCAGCACCAAGCCTTACCCGGACATACCGCCCAGCCACAGCAGTCCTTCTCGCAACAGAAGCCCATCGACCCAACGGATCCTGTTCAGGTGGCTCAAGTGCTCAGCCGTTCTGCATTGAGCAGCAACCAGGACTCGTTGATAATGAGGCAACAACAATtaaagcaacaacagcaattgcaacagcaacaacaaatggcaccgcagccacagcagcagaATATTGCACAGCaaccgcaacagcagcagcagcaaccacaaCAGCAGCATACTCCGTCACCAAGACAATCTCCACTGCAACAACAACCTACCACGCCGAacttgcagcagcagccacaacaacaaaaccCTCAG caaattcaacaacaacaacaacagcagcagcaagtgcTCACACAGCAACAACCTCAGACTGGTCAACAGCAACAGGTTATCACCCAGCGACACGTGATCAACACATCCACAGCCCAAGGACAACAAATCATTCAAAGCCATATGTCTTTGGCTCtgcaaaagcagcagcagatgtTGCAGGTGCAACAGCAGactcagcagcaacaacaacaacagctacCTCAAGTGCAGCAGCTTCCCTCGGgtcagccgcagcagcagattccccagcagcagcttgTTCAGCAACAACTTCCACAGCAGCAACTTCCGCAGCAGCAcgcgcaacagcaacaagtaCAATtcacacagcagcagcaaatcgCCCTTGGAGCTGGTGGTCAAGTGCGAATAATTCAGCAAACGATTCAACGTCCGCCAACCAAcgtgcaacaacagcaacaggttccacaacagcagcaacagattaTTGGCCAATTtgcacagcaacagcaactgcagcaacaaCCTCAACAA CAACAAATACTTGGTGTTCAGCAGCCacaacagcagccgcagcaacaaaaaacatttattatcaGTCAGCAGCACTTCAATCAGCTCAGcgcgcagcagcaacagcaaattCTGGCTCAAAATCCGCAAAGCCAAAACGTTTACGTTGTCAATCAGACGCAACAGCAActtgtgcagcagcagcaacaaatgttgcagcaacagcaacagattataccacagcagcaacaacagcaaaggATGCAAATGCAGCAGCAACCGCAGCAGATTGTTGTGAACCAGCAAATTCTTAGCGATCCGCAGCGCTTGCAGTATCTACAGCAACAGCAGTTGAtgcaaaaacaacagcaacagcagcagcaacaacaacagcagcttgtggggcagcagcagcagcaaatccttatacaacaacagcaagctccgcaacagcagcagataTTGCAACAAAAGCTTTCCAACGATccccaacagcagcagcaaataaTGCAGCTTATTACGCACCAACAACTACCGCAGCGCACGCCGCCcccgcagcaacagcagcaacaacaacagcaacagttACTGctccagcaacaacagcaatctCCGCAACACCATCAGCAACAGCATTGGTCGCCCCAA AGCCCTGCTGGCCAAGTTGCGCCCAGCACTCCCGGAACACCAACCAGCGTGGGGATGCAGTCGCCGTTGCCCTTGTCCGGCGGACAAACTACACCACAGCCACAGACTCAGCAACAATTTGTTCCACGTGGCTTGCGCCCCCAAACCTCTTGGCCCGGCCAGCCACAGCAACAGCCTCAACCTCctcagcaacagcaacagataGTGCTGCCGCCacctcaacaacaacaaccgcaGCAGGTTGGCCAGCAACAACACCTGGTATTAcagcagccacagcaacaGAAAATAGTGTTGGATGAGAAGACGCACTCGCACCTCATGTCGCTGGATGCTCACAAGAGAGCAGAATACCTTGCCAAGTTAAATCCGCAAAATAAACCAAGGGTAATGCTTCGGCAGCAGGTTGCCTACCAGGCGCGACCCGGGGCACCGAACAGCATAGTCGCCACTCGACCCACAGGACCAGTTCCGCCCGGTCACATTATTGTCCAACATCAAATGCCGCCCGGATTaacacagcagcagcaggtgatctggctgcagcagcagcaaggcAAGCGACAGGTTGTGGTACGCGCCGGAACCCCTGGTCTGAGTCCGATTCAGCAACAGCAGGGAGTGGGCGcaccgcaacagcagcagtcgccgcagcagcaggccTTCAACCCCAATGATCCTAACCAGCAAATGCTCATGCAGCGCCAACAGTTGCGAGTCCAGCAGATTCCCATCCAGCAGCAGGGTCCGCAGCAGCTGGGCAAGCAGACGGTGCAGCTGATGACTGCACCCAACGGGCAGCTGATTGAGCAGCAGACAATTGTGCAACAGCCGCAGCAACAGTCCACCCCGGGCACGCCCACCACTCCAGGGGCTGGTGGTGTTCTTGCCGGAAATCCCAACATAATGACACAAACCCTGGTCATGACATCAACAA CTCCCGACGGACAGCCACAACAAACGCCGCAGCAAATGAACCTGAAAACCAAGACGGCCTTGGCCAATATGTTGAGCAATCGGTTGGGAAACAATGGAGCCCAGACACCGCAGCAGCAACTAATTCAACTGGCCGATGGGCAGCCtcaacagcagccgcagcaacagcagataGTGCAGCAGGTGGTGGTGACCGGTGCCAttcagcaacagcaacaacagctgctactacaacaacaacagcagcagcaacaacaaatggTTGTGCAACAGCAACTGGCACCGCAGCAGCACGTCGAGCCACCGTCGGCAGCTGGTGCCCTTAGAATGATGGGTCAGCAGCACAGCGCTTCTGCCGGGGTGCCTGGACCTCCCCGCACGCAGCAGGAGTTGCTCatcctgcagcagcaacaacaacagcagcagcagcaactgctcCAGCAACAGCAAATGCGACGAGTTGTTACCCtgccgcaacagcagcaggcacCGCAGCAGCATCTGGTGCAGCAGCAGATAGTTGTGGCTCCGCCTCAGTcgccgcaacagcagcaacagatggcCGTGGGTGTGGGCGTCGGTGTCCCAGTGCAGCGGACCCCTCATGGGTACATTCAGGCCCGTCCCGGTCAGCCGCCGATACCGATGCCGCAGTTTTACGGTCACAATCCGAACCTAAAGCTGCCGGCTGATCTCTTCCTGGTCGGCTGCACGTTCTTCATTGTGGAATACGACGAAACAGACGGCGATGAGCTACCCATCTGGCTGGATACGATCAGGCAGTTTGGTGGCGACATCGAACGAGTCTACTGCCCCCGGGTGACCCACGTTATTTGTCGAACTCAGCGGCATGGGGTGGTGATGCAGGCGTTACGGGATGCCAAGCGCTGTGTCACAGCCTACTGGCTGAGTGATATTTGCCTGAAGCGGCAACTGATGCCTCCGTGGCAACCGCTTCACTTGCCCTTCCCCAGCCAGTTTGGCTATCGCAAGCCGTTGGAACGCTACATAATCACCTCTGAGGGATTCGAAGGCGAGGAGGTGGTCCGGCTGCAGCAGATGGCCGAGGAGTGCGGAGCCATCTACACCTCCTATCTGTCCAAAGTGAACACGGTTGTGGTGTGCAAGCAGCTCGAGGGCAACAAGTTCAATGCGGCCAAGGAGTGGAACATCCCGATGGTCAACGCTCTTTGGCTGAGCGACGTCTGCATCGGCAACCTTAGTGGTCTCTCGCAATATGAAAATCCCAAGTACCAGCAGTACAATCTGGTCGCTCCCTTCCGCATCGAATGCAATTTGGTGGCCCATCTGCTAA CTGCTTGGAAGGCGCCTATTAATCTCACGCAGGAGGCGCACGAGCGGGTCAAGCGTCATCTGTCCGACCCCTACGGCAACGAGCACAAACTTAAGCGTCAGAAGATGAACTCATtccagcaggagcagctgccaGAGCAAATTGTGTGCGTGGAATATCCCACAACCACCAAGCCACCCAAGGTTATTTTCTCccaggtcgcagatgccgaagcGCTTAAAAAGGCAGTGCT GATATTGGGTGGAATTGTGGTGGACAGCCCCGCAGATGCCACTCACCTGGTCATGACACGCGAGAGTCGTACCTGCAAACTGATTCAGGCTTGCTGCCATGTAGACTATGTGCTCAAGTCCAGCTGGATTGCGGACAGTGCCAAAGCTGGGAAATTTGTACCTACCGATTCATACCGCATTCAGCACATACCGGTGGACGAGAATCTGCAGTTCAACCTGAACACCGTTCTGTGCGCACCCACTCGGTCCACGCTGTTTGCGGGAAAATACTTCTACGTGACGCCGGACGTTTTCCCAGCACGCGAGGAAATCATCCGAATGATTGAATCGTCTGGGGGCAAAGTGGAGGCAAAGCGGAGAAGTGGCGCAGCTGTGGCGGAGACACACGTTCAGGCGCCCGACTCCTACTTCATCGTGACCTGTCCCACAGACATGCATCTCTGCGCCGATCTCACGCGTCACGGCAACCCGAAGTGCCACATTGTGTCCACGGAGTTCGTCATGAGCTCGATACTCAGGCAGCAGCTGGAGATTGAGCCCAACCTGATACCCTACTTgtataacaacaacaacatcaataGCTGCAACAGTAACAAGTCCTAG